TACCATCATTCTTACAAAAGAAGAGGCAAGACATTTTTGGAGAGTGTTAGAGGTGGACAGTTGGAGGCAAGACAGTTTAGAGCACAAAATTTAAGTCAGAGCATTGGAAGGGTGTAAGGTGTCTTGTCTTTACTGAGACATTGGGTTTGCTCccatttgtgttttgttggaAGCAAGCCCACAGGGCCTCAGCCCTAGGAAAGGAGAGCCCCCAATGTGGTAGCAATTTGGTGTTGCTCTGTGCCTTGGGAGAGGGAAGGCTGTAATGAATTTATTCAGTGGGTTCCGTGGAGGGGAACCAGACCAAAAAAGGGTCTGTACAACTGCCAGAGGAACACAAGTGAGGGCAGAGCACTGCCAAGAAACAGATGGGTAGTGGTGGTGTGTCAGACCACAGAAAGGCAGTAGCAATGTATTTGGAAGGAAAGGAatcttccctctcttcctcttctcccagtTTTAATGGTGGTGTGTAGATATGTGAAAGCAAGTTATTACCCATCACCTGCACAGGAATTGGTGTCCTGTCAATGTTGTTCCCATCTGTCATGGAAGAGAGtgtttgtattattttttgttaGAGGTGACTTTCAGCCTGTCTGTTCATGGTAGCTCATTATCTTACACAAGTGTAATTAATGTGTCAAAAGAAAGGCTGAAACTGAATGTCTGTTTTGGGTAAAGAAGGGGATGTGATGTGACATAGggatgtgatgtgatgtgacATATGAGTTCCAGATGTTGAATGTGGTTTCTCAAGCTGCACGCAAAGGTTGTTGCATCTGTAGCAACTCTTGTTCAATGTGCAGTGTGAGGAGAGACAGAGCAAATAACAGAAAAGAACCATGTAACTAGGAGCCTCTCTTTCTTCACTCTTCCACTTCCCTCTACATCGTACCTTCTTcccctgctgctttttttcacttctgtgtGGGACGAGAATTGTTGATTTATTTGATCAAGTCATTGGTTGTTCAATAACAGTTAGGGATATGTAATCAGTGAAAACAGGGTTTGGTGCACCATTTCCTTCTTAGACAACCATGGGAAAGTAGTCAGATTGTTTAGCCCAACAAATAGAATCAGCCAAATGCACTCTCCCAGGAATGTCATGCAAAATAAAGAGGACTTACTGTAAGACTTACTGTAGAACTTACTGTGGGATGCAGGGGGAAGAGGAATGAAAACCTTGACAGATAGTCCTGATTTGTAATGGACCATATTGATATGTGATGATCCAAATTTGGCATAGAGTGTTTAAAAAGAGAAGGATTCCCATACTTAATCTGAATTGTAATCTTTGCATCAGGCAGTTGTGAGTAGCAGCAGTAGAAAAATACACACATAGCTTACTATAATTGCCTTGCAATTGCCTGGCTTCTGTCAGTGCAGAGGGCTGGGGAATGTGCTGCAGAAAGACTCAATTTCATAAAGCCAGGTTGAGTACAGCTGGACTGCTCACTGTGAAACCAGGTGCAGTGGGGGGCAGAGCAAGGAGCCAGGAAGAGGTGGCAGAGGTTGTAAAGTGATAAAGAGCAGTAGGAAGCAGTCCCAGcatgctgctgtgctggtttcTGACGCTTGGCTATCATTTGCTGCTGGACCTCTTCTGGGCAAAGGGTCGGGTGCTGATCTTGCAACTGTGGCCACAGCAAGGAGCAGGTTGTGTGCTGCTTTGAAGTCACCTATTTGAAGTAAAGCCAGGGGGAACACCTGCTGCAGTTCTAACCAATAAAAGACTAGGCAGTAAATTAGTGCATATAGCCATCACAAGTATTTGTGAAACATGATATTAGTAAACACTCAAATGcacactaaaatatttttaagaaactaGCAGCATAAAAAGTGTTCCTAGGCACTACTGAAGATTTTCTGTGCCGTGTGAACCAGCTGTATGTGTGTACTTAGTTCATCCAGTATTTCTCAGTGATGGTGGAGCTACTGATATGAGAAGCAGAAGTGGTTAAGAAATGTCATGTTCTCATTTCAATGGGAAAGATGGTCTGGGACTTTTTTCTGTACTCCCTCTAGAATGTTTTTAGTTGGAAAAAATGTAACCTTGTTTATTTGGCTTTTGTTTCTCATAAGAAAACAAGACACTTTCAGAGAGGAACAAAGTGTTAAGTTTCTCTTGACTTtttttcagatggaaaaaaaatcttactgttCTGCAGTGAACTCTTGATAAAATGGTACCTGATCTTAGAAGGAATATTCTCACATCATAAATTGTACAGTCCTACATATCAGTGTTAGTGGAGAATCACCACTTAAGTGAATGAAGTGTAAATAGACAAAGTGATATGAGGGTGAATATATGAAGCCTGTATAAATTAACACAGTGTCTGGTGTTCTCTGTTGAATAATGCAGTATCAGAAGTGAATTCTAGCCAACATTCTGACCTCCCCTGTGGGCCTGGTTCGTGTGTACTTGCAGGTTGCAGCAAGTGTGGTGAGCTTGTCTGTCTACATCAGCAGCAGTTACCATAgccagccccaccctgggctAGCAAGGGAGAATCCATTGTTGGGATCCATGCAAATGCTTGTAGTCCCAGTCTTAGAGCAAATCCCAGCCAAGGTCCAGGAAGTTTCCACCTAAAGAATAATGCAAGTGTATGACATAGCATCTAGGTACTAAAGCATATTTAAGAAGATCTATTAGGAAGATGATTATTGAGTTTTGATCATGGTGGTAAAAAAGCATAAATGACTGCATTAGTGATTAAGTTTGGAGGCACAAACTGCAGGTGGTTATTCTTTAGGATGCCTCAGATCTTGTGTGTTGATTTAGATCCTGAAATCTCCATGTACAAAGGTTTTGGGTTCTGGTTGCTCCAGGTGGAAGCACTGACAGCTGGTGGTGCTCTTGGAAAATTGCCACAGAAAATTACAGGCTGTTtttaaaacctgtttttttGGTGTGCATTCTTTGATCCACTGAGGTCATGGTGTACCATTTAACGGCATGAAATTGCTTTATGTCAAACAAAGTAATTTCAAACAGCACATATATATTCTCCTCACTGTTTGCAGCAGAGCTTTACTTTAGCTTGATCACAACCACTGGGGTCCTGTGTCTTAGGGCAGTGGTTTTCCACTTTTTAAATGCATGGGCTGCTGCATAATGATTTTAAGCCTGCTGGTTACAGTTTTGGTTTTCCTATTTGTCCCttgcagattttttaaaaaactggaTATGGAGTCAATGCCAGGGGTCCTTGTCCCTTGGGTTGCAAAGCACTGCTTTAGCAATCACAGAAACAGCAGGGCTACCCCTGTAGCAtggctgggcaggcagtgcaCATTTCTCCCTGTGGAGGGGAACTCGCCATTAGTTGAAAGGAGCTGCTCAGTCTACCAGTCATCCTGCCTTTTACATCGGGAAGGAAGACACTGTCTTTGGAGCAGTATCATTGTATCATATCCTGATATGTTACAGGATTTGGTTAGAATTGCCCCTATGTAGCTTCTTTTTCACTCCAAACCATTGTGCTTGGCTTGGACAAGGTGAGTTATGGCTAATATTTCCTCTGTAATCTGTTAAGGTTCCTTTAATAGCATAACTTGATCTAACATCATAactgtcttctgttttctcatttaTGATTAGATACATATCAAAGATGCTTGATATGTGAAGCTGTAGAGTtcttattttttgtattttaaaggtATGACAATAAAAATAGTCAATTTCCTGTAAACAGGTGGTTTCCGGTGCCTTGGAATTGCTGAGAAGGATGCAGCTTTGGGAATGTGTGGAGAGGAGTATTTCTTTAATAAGGAAATGCAGGAGTGCCAAGCATGTTTAAAGTGTGAAGATGGAATGGTGGCTGTGCCTTGTTCCACTGTCAGTGACACGGTTTGCTCAGCAGCCAGTGAAAACAAGCTCTCAGAGTCTTGGGCTGCAAACGTCGTTCTACCCTCTGTAAAGTCTGGCATCTCTCAGGTCTACTCTGGCTTGAACTTGAAGATAAAAGGAAAGCTCCCCTGTGATATCCTGTCCACTGAAGAGAGCAGCCTGGTATTCAGGCAACATGGTCTGTTGTGGACTGACCTAAATTTTGCAGTAAAGCACAACTGCAGGAActttttgcagctttccttAAAGCTTAATGGCAGCGAGGAAGACTATGAACTGAGTGGTGTTCGGATCGAGCAGCCAGAAGGAAAGTATTTCCAGAGCACTAGTTtaagcagtgctgctgaagtGGAGCCCAGCCAAACTCTTTCTGTGTATTTGAGGAGCCCTAATCAATTCTGCAATCAAAGCaaagatttaaatatttatgatcTTAATACCCCACTCAGTTTGTTTTGGTTGTCCCATGACACAGGTGCTGTGGCACTCAGTGCACAGATGTCAACAGCCATGCATTATCAAACCAACTATCGACCtacctttaaaataatttctgtttctgaCCCTTATATGCTAAGTTTATCTCATGATGGTAGAGCTATAAAGTTCACTGAAACTGGTGTTGTCAAATTTGTGTTTCATCAAGCATTGTATTCCATGGGTCATACGTGTGTCCGAGAGGGCTTCTCCTTGATTTCTTATATCAATAGGAATGGTACCAACAGAGAATTAATGAATGTATTTAAATCTGGGGTCAATTACAGGGACACATCGATATCTGCTTCTGGGGCCACAAAGGTTGGTGCTGGAGATCTGGTTAGCTTTGAAATACTTTCTCCTGCGCAGTGTAATGTTCGGTATTTTGGAGATAGTTCTGGAATAAGTATGTTCAGCCTCATCTGGATCCCTTCAGCAGTTTCTAGTGCCATATCAGCCACAGTTTCTGTTACAGGTCTCCCTACTGGAGCAGTGAGAAACAAACTACTGGATTTCACCCAGGTCTCATCCAGTGAGAAACAGATACAGCTGGTTTCTTCTGGACAGCTTGCtcagaagtattttattttcactgaagaGGGAGTTGCCAGCATTGCATTTAACCTAAAGCTAATCCATTCGTGCAATGTGCTCAAAGTGACTCTCAATCAGCTGACCATGGATCACATGCAACCCACAGCAGTTGCTCAGCAGATTGGAGGTCAGATGCCAGAGGGAAGCATATGGACCAGTGTGTCCCTCCGTGCATCTTTTGAAGTACATAATGGAACATTGATGTCAGTTTCTCTTGACTGTGTGCGTGGAAGGATCAACCAGATCACTCATGAACATGGAACCAGCATATCTATTTTATGGATTTCATCTTAATTTCTGCCCAGTGAAGTTAGCTTGGAATTGGGGTTTCAATTTTATTTGGATTCTGCTATGATTCTATACATATTTGACACTATACCATGTTGACTTGAGCAGGTCATCCCACAAAATGCTCTCAATTTTaggaatatttaaatataatccTAACTGAATGATAactatttaaagaaaacaagagcTTTCAGTCAAGATTTTAATTCTGTTACCATCTTCAGACCGGGGAATGTGGAATTCAGAtcaaattttcttattttaatttaaaaaattgattaTTTCTGGACCACAAAAAATTGCAGCTGAGGGTAAATAGCATTTAGTACCGTAACTGAAAGTAGCACAGCCAAATAATTGAAacctgctttaatttttttcatgcaaCAGGCTAATTAAAAGACTAAATGTACTTAGGGGCTAATTTGTCTACATCTTACAAAATGTTGTGCTTTCCATAAATTGAGGGAACATGCCTCAAACAGGTGATAATGTGGCAACACTGGAGTACACATTCTTAATATTGTAGAAAGGGACTGGGtcaaaaatagaatattatttttacaaCAAAAACAGTGGAACTAATGACTGCTCTAATTTCATTTGGAAGTAATCTGCATTTAAGTAAATTAGGAaggcttttctctgttttcagttttgCCAGTGAAGAGTTGCAGaatgagaaggaaggaagtcTCTTCTAACAAGGAAGAGTACATaggcaaaaagaaacaaatattaaaagaatGTCTTGAAAATTAGACTTCTGAAAATTAAGCAAATTTTTATTCCATTAGTTTtaagcagcaaaatatttttctgattaaaCCCCCCCATTATTCACAAGTCTATTAATTTTATCAAACAGGTACTTAcatttaaaaggctttttttttttgtcaaatcGGTCAGTTAATTCGACAAAATGGTGTCTTCATTGACACTAATTTTTATCTTCTTCCAACTCTTCCATCAAACTAATTCTTAGTTTTTCTAAACTATATAGACTGTTTTatcccattttcttctttctcctctaCAAATGCTTTTTCACTCtcctttctcatttctttttgttAGGAGTAAATGGCATGCCTTGTCACATCTCTTTCCAACTTTCTTTCAGCATTCCTACAGAAGGATACATGTTTGTGTCACAGATGTGACTACAGAAGAGGGACATAAGCAATGCACTTGCAGGCTGCCTTAAATTAACCCtactaaaaagaaatattatgcACTATATAACTTTAATGTGTTTGCCTGAGTATGTATAGCTAAAATATATGTAGATTGCTGTGTTTaatctgttttggggtttgttacACTGTTTTTGCTGTATAATGTCCTCCTATAATTTTCTGTAATAGAATGAACACAAGTGCAAGACTTCTATCTGGTCATTGGTTTAACTTCTGACATTATAACTGTGCCTTAACATCTGAAGTTATCTTTCCATCATcgtttttttcttcaagaatATGCTCAAGGGTTCAGGCTTTTGACAaactgctctcctgctccaaatAGAGAACAGtagtttttcttgctttcagcTGCAAAATCTAAGCAGCCTGTCAGAGGACACCTCCCTGGGCATTGTGTTGCAGCTGCTGTAAGTACACAAAGCAGTaatcctggtgtccccaaagtctgtcagtgaCAGAGATCTCAGTGCCTGTGTGTAGCCAGCGTCTCATCCGTTCTTGTAAGGTCATAAGGAGGGATGAATTAAAACTGCTGTTGAAGGTGTTCAGCATTTGCACAATACTGTTATCATTACAGAGGACATTTTGTAGTGGTAGAGAAGGACTTCTGCAATGAAAAGCATCTGTATCTGTTGTGTGCAGAAGAGCTGTGTtacctgggagcagagcagtttTTCTGGGAACGTCACTCTTGGAATCTGCTGAGACTGAACAAAAATGAAATGGCGCAGGAGTAAAAAGTTCTTCTGACATTCTGCTTTCTGTACAAGGGTGCATGTGATGTAGGAGTAGCagagggcacacctgggtatTTTTATGGTAAGAATTGAGGGAGAGACAATGTTAGAGAAAGGTAGAAATTATAGgcttatatttttgttttagaaaaagTTAAGGAAACCACTTCCTCACAAACAGAGCCCCTTATTAGCCTTTGCTGGTTTTTGCTGTGCAGTTCTGTGTCACTCACCAGAATGACAGCTTAAGACTCATTCTAGATTTAAACCTGTGCAGCAGAGATCAGAATCTGGTGTTTGAAATAATCTGGTACATCTTTAGCAAAGTGCAAATGTTACTTGAATATAATAAACATTTGTCTATATGTGGCATATAGCAAATTGAATGGAATGATTTGTATGAGTATGCTTTATTTGAGTGAGATTGTGAGATTAGTGGAGTTAAATGGGGAAGAGAATGATGCTACAGTCCTGTATTATGCATGCTGGTGCTATTTGTGTTTAAATGCACTATTATACAGAAGGTACAAGGAAGGTACAAGTGAACATTATTACAACTGAAAGATGTTCCAGAGAATAAATTCTTCAATATAATAAAACTTTTTGGAGGGTTCTGTGGGGAGTGCCCATAATTTCTCTTTAATTCAGAGTAAGTTTTTAGATGCACAGTGGCAGAAACACAGTAGTTTGCATCCATCTGGTCATGATAATGCATCTAATAATGTTTTACTCATGTCATCTGAGATGAGGCACTCAGAGAGTGGAAGGAAAGTCTTATCCAATATGTATTATTAACTGCAATGTGCAGCAAGATAGCTTTATTTCAAGCAAGAGAAGGCTGATCATTGAGCCTCTTTTGAATCTCACcctttcaaaaaaagaaaaacctgaatCTGTCATTGAGGGCACTCACTGGCCTTGGTTATAGCAACAGGAATTTGAGTATGTTGGAATCAGTATAGATTTATGGTAGCGTAATTAATGGCATAGTATATAGCCTTTGCATCTCTGAAAATGATATATATTGCCTCATACCATGCAACATTAAGTGGTGCTCTATGTCCTGAATAAGATAGAGTTCAAGAGGAATCGATGCACAATGAATGCTAATCTTATGGCACTTATCCCATTGCTGTAATAAATTGCATGTTTTATTGACAGGTATCttaataattatatttacaaatttagaatttttttattatttttccatattttttcctaCTAATAGTACAGTATAATACTGTGAAGTCCGGAATTCATTTAAAAACGTTTATTTTGCATCTTTTGATACCACATTCATGAATATGGTTAAAATAGATGGAGACAGGGTCTTCAATCTTTTCTGCCAGAGAGTGTTCCCAAAGGAAGGATTCACAAAGTAACAGAATAAGTATGAGGCTGGTAGATTCTACTTGTACAGAATTAGTTTAAGTTAATACATACAGGAAAGCAGGTGGTTATTTTACTGTGTTATGAATATAATGGACAACTTGTTGTTATAGAAAACTTGACCATTATGGGAGGAAATTAATTTAGGTTGTATAGTGTTGcttatacaaaaaaaaaaaaggttaggCTTAGAAACCTGCATTGATTTATATTGGGAAACATTTTGGAAGTTTGGAGGTTTTACCTGAATATATTTATTACCTATGCAAATTTTTTATGCTTTCTGTCAAGTCAAAGCTAGGCAGAATATGTGAAGTCTATTTTAATATTGTGGATATTCCTCTGTTCTGTGGTCTCTGCAGATTGCAGTACACTGTGAAAATGTACTATTTTCTAgtggtgctttttaaaaaaattttctaCTTTGAAATATTACCTTGTTTTAAAAATCCTGTTTAGACACTTTCCTCTGTTAATATTATATTGTAGTATGTTTTAAGAGAACCTCACTgagataaataaaattataaaacttCACTGGTATTGTTCTATTTTGAGGAAGACTAATGGTGGCTCTTGTGTTTTTTACTGCTGACTCTCCTGGGGTCAGCATTTCACAGATGTTGTCTGAGTTAGTCGCCTGTGCCTGCTGAAGTGGCACTAAACAGGATCAGTAACAGTGGACATTTCTAGAAATCTCCTTGCCTTCTGTTCCCGTGGTTGAAACAgcaagaaagatgaaaattgtCATAAGAGCAGTGCAGTTTATCCTGGTCATGGCTAGTGCCCCACtaacacagaaaagaaacaaatttgtCCTGCCTTGGTGTTTCATAGGCTCTCTGATACATGTGAAAGCTTTTGTGGTGTTGAGGGGTGGGTCCAGATCAGACTGCTGCAGTAGCACAGCTGTGcttctgtcagggcctggccAAGTTAAATCTCATGTGTTCTCAGTAGAAACTTTACAAGTGTTTTAGATTGTAcatctgtttcttctttctggGGATGCTGTTGTTTATTGGATGTGAGTGGAAAGAGAGGTGCTGTCAAAAAGGGATTGCAGACATCATTAACATACTCTAAATTACCCAAAGATAACAttcagaggaaggagaaaagaagtaTTTGTGAAATACTTGTGTTGAAAATAGGACCATCCTCCTCTAGGCTGGATCAAAACTGCCTCTTCTCTGCTCTCCTTCAGCAGCTGACACTGTTTAAGCCCTTTCCCTAACAGCCCAAACCATCTTGATGTTTGTCTGCTCCCCACAGTGGCTCTCTCAGGGTCACCTTATATTTCTCTTCAGGGGCCTGATGTTCCCttgtgccacatccacatgtgCAGGTCTAGAAGCACACTGTGCCACTGAGCCTGGTGCCCATTCCTCTGCACGGAGGGGTTGCCTCCTCCAAAGATATTAACTGTGCTAGtggcagtgctgcttttgctgtgctGCCTGACAGAAATAAGTAGTGAGTGGGCCCCAAAACAGCTGAGTTGCCCATCTGCTGGACctcagcatctccctgcctgTACCTGTCTTTCACTGTCTGGTTCTGGTTGTATGAAAGCCAAATAACTGTAAAAGAGGGATCCAAGAAACTCATTTGTGTTAAATAGTAAAATTGCTATTGCTAAACCAGAGTTTCTTGTCCAGCTGCAGTTTGCACAGCTTTCCTCAGCTCTTCcttggagctctgcaggcacatcATGACCTTCAGGACTGCATCTTTTTTTACAGGCTCTTCAAGGGGAAAGGAGGTGCTCTCCGGACATTCTAGTGCAATCCAGTTAAATGGCATCTCTTGAAAGTAGCCTTAAAAGGCTGGATGTGATTTCCTTGCTAGAAGGGTGTTAATGCCTGGCTTTACCAGAACCTTGAAGTAAAAGCCTGTCGTGGTTAtacacatccatccatccatccatccatacaTAAATACATACCTACATATATGTaggtatatatttatataatcaTCTTGGTCTTAGTTAAATAGTGTTTTCTCCAAAAGAAGAACTGtggaaaagcatttttgaaaGTTCCTGAATCTTCCTATAAAATCAATGTCTTCAACTTTTGCCTTTGCCGTTTTTTCACTGGAAACATAGAGGAATGAAAGGGAAATTAAGAAGAGAAGATTGGGGGAATG
This Haemorhous mexicanus isolate bHaeMex1 chromosome 1, bHaeMex1.pri, whole genome shotgun sequence DNA region includes the following protein-coding sequences:
- the LOC132339374 gene encoding uncharacterized protein LOC132339374 — translated: MPGRRLWWARCWLGVCLSLLGAGGGSAEPCQGPPCEGGSAPPPPCRGPRCGGRAGRPARSFLHGAAPLRPSQGKAAPAAPLPVCPGGDCAANATHRDCQGLECRLLPPRLRPRPRGPACAAPAEGCPEPALLRAADRAAQFAGDDFAHAAPERGGGAPGVQLTCDVKPGENEVPSEDALILQLHLVKGHEKFTDMLKSQQQIIVDLQQKLAEQQHVLVSQQREILEQQRKMYEQMDLIKVQYGMLFDTVKQMSFQSLQEDIQNYFESHLHGLQNQVRNHLQKSYSGHKVEVDAKVINVGESLLDCGLCESDEFCNFQKTPSQCEKCTLCPAGFFQMAECSVNSDRICQDRDECIESPSICGERIKCLNTPGGFRCLGIAEKDAALGMCGEEYFFNKEMQECQACLKCEDGMVAVPCSTVSDTVCSAASENKLSESWAANVVLPSVKSGISQVYSGLNLKIKGKLPCDILSTEESSLVFRQHGLLWTDLNFAVKHNCRNFLQLSLKLNGSEEDYELSGVRIEQPEGKYFQSTSLSSAAEVEPSQTLSVYLRSPNQFCNQSKDLNIYDLNTPLSLFWLSHDTGAVALSAQMSTAMHYQTNYRPTFKIISVSDPYMLSLSHDGRAIKFTETGVVKFVFHQALYSMGHTCVREGFSLISYINRNGTNRELMNVFKSGVNYRDTSISASGATKVGAGDLVSFEILSPAQCNVRYFGDSSGISMFSLIWIPSAVSSAISATVSVTGLPTGAVRNKLLDFTQVSSSEKQIQLVSSGQLAQKYFIFTEEGVASIAFNLKLIHSCNVLKVTLNQLTMDHMQPTAVAQQIGGQMPEGSIWTSVSLRASFEVHNGTLMSVSLDCVRGRINQITHEHGTSISILWISS